One genomic region from Cyanobium usitatum str. Tous encodes:
- a CDS encoding cation:proton antiporter domain-containing protein has protein sequence MIATLFAQAPLLAQPAGLNGVPLEGQLLFIGLLFLGTLAISRFSVQIGIPAILGVLLLGLAINIQSLNVTHEQAESLHVFALALLLFYAGLKTDIKTIRGFLKYGLALAVGGVAIATGLLAALIWLLSSAGGNQLAPGLSNTMPLGAALLIAACLGSTDAGATINVLSSVRHLVPERLRHLLEFESSVNDPTALLIFGLIVGLFSTSSAGASLEQAAPAPASSKQPLLQ, from the coding sequence GTGATCGCGACCCTCTTTGCCCAGGCACCCCTCTTGGCTCAGCCAGCAGGTCTTAATGGGGTGCCCTTGGAGGGCCAGCTGCTGTTCATCGGCCTGCTGTTTCTAGGCACCTTGGCGATCAGCCGGTTCTCGGTCCAGATCGGGATCCCGGCGATTCTCGGGGTGCTGCTACTGGGCCTAGCGATCAACATCCAAAGCCTCAACGTCACCCATGAACAGGCCGAAAGCCTGCATGTATTCGCACTAGCCCTGCTGCTTTTTTATGCGGGGCTGAAAACAGATATCAAAACTATCCGAGGCTTTTTGAAATATGGCCTGGCCCTAGCGGTAGGGGGGGTGGCGATTGCCACCGGTCTGCTGGCCGCCCTGATCTGGCTGCTTTCCTCCGCTGGAGGAAACCAACTGGCACCAGGACTCAGCAACACGATGCCCCTGGGGGCTGCCCTGCTGATTGCCGCCTGCCTGGGCTCCACCGATGCCGGAGCCACCATCAACGTGCTGAGTTCGGTGCGGCACCTGGTGCCAGAGCGGCTCAGGCACCTACTCGAATTCGAATCTTCAGTCAATGACCCAACGGCCCTGCTGATATTTGGCCTGATCGTGGGGCTATTCAGCACCTCCAGCGCCGGCGCCAGCCTCGAGCAAGCAGCGCCGGCGCCAGCCTCGAGCAAGCAGCCCCTGCTGCAGTAA
- the bchL gene encoding ferredoxin:protochlorophyllide reductase (ATP-dependent) iron-sulfur ATP-binding protein, giving the protein MTTTLNPPATSKPDGEGSVQVHLDPTMAIEEGALVLAVYGKGGIGKSTTSSNLSAAFSKLGKRVLQIGCDPKHDSTFTLTKRMVPTVIDILETVDFHTEELRPEDFVFEGYNGVMCVESGGPPAGTGCGGYVTGQTVKLLKEHHLLEETDVVIFDVLGDVVCGGFAAPLQHAHYCLIVTANDFDSIFAMNRIMQAINAKAKNYKVRLGGVIANRSEETDEIDKFNARTGLRTMAHFKTVDAIRKSRLKKCTIFEMESTPEVVAVQEEYLKLARRMLDDVEPLEAESLKDREIFDLLGFD; this is encoded by the coding sequence ATGACCACAACACTCAATCCGCCAGCCACTTCCAAGCCCGATGGCGAGGGCAGCGTGCAGGTACACCTTGATCCCACCATGGCTATCGAGGAGGGTGCCTTAGTACTGGCTGTTTATGGCAAAGGTGGGATCGGTAAATCCACCACCTCTTCAAACCTTTCGGCCGCCTTCTCGAAGCTGGGTAAGCGGGTGCTGCAGATCGGTTGCGATCCCAAGCACGACAGCACTTTCACCCTCACCAAGAGGATGGTGCCCACCGTTATCGATATTCTCGAGACGGTTGATTTTCATACTGAAGAGTTGCGGCCCGAAGACTTTGTGTTTGAGGGTTACAACGGCGTGATGTGCGTGGAGTCTGGTGGTCCACCGGCGGGTACTGGTTGCGGTGGCTATGTCACAGGTCAGACGGTGAAATTGCTCAAGGAGCACCATCTGCTCGAAGAAACCGATGTGGTGATCTTTGATGTGTTGGGAGATGTGGTGTGCGGAGGCTTTGCCGCACCGCTTCAGCACGCCCACTACTGCCTGATCGTGACGGCCAACGATTTCGACTCCATCTTCGCGATGAACCGGATCATGCAGGCCATCAATGCCAAGGCCAAGAACTACAAGGTGCGTCTCGGTGGTGTGATCGCCAACCGCTCTGAGGAGACCGACGAAATCGACAAGTTCAATGCCCGCACGGGGCTGCGCACCATGGCCCATTTCAAGACCGTGGACGCGATTCGTAAATCCCGCCTCAAGAAGTGCACCATCTTCGAGATGGAAAGCACACCAGAAGTGGTTGCGGTGCAGGAGGAATACCTCAAGCTGGCCCGCCGGATGCTCGATGACGTCGAGCCCTTGGAGGCCGAATCCCTCAAGGATCGCGAGATTTTCGACCTGCTCGGCTTCGATTGA
- a CDS encoding potassium channel family protein — MDGVSTPRQQSYGQLLIVCLLVLITFTLPQPWNRLSSLGYLLMALVMIRGLGNPTGSLQFGTLPRRLFKGLGVAAIAVGLLWYFTPLELRSTGIPVIALWALFSGWSAIRLIRGLALERRVSDVVLRGALAGYLMLGLAAGLLCCALETIDPASFSNVNLSAQDLGQSSPVWGLNFVRLNYFAFVSLTTMGYGDVIPESPQAQMVSVAIAIAGTFYVAAVMGVLISRLTVQESQQP; from the coding sequence ATGGATGGGGTATCTACCCCGCGCCAGCAGAGCTACGGCCAGCTGCTGATCGTCTGTCTGTTGGTGCTGATCACCTTCACCCTGCCCCAACCCTGGAATCGTCTTTCCTCCTTGGGCTATCTGCTCATGGCTCTTGTGATGATCCGAGGCTTGGGTAATCCCACCGGCAGCCTGCAGTTCGGCACGCTGCCGCGGCGCTTGTTTAAGGGTCTGGGAGTTGCGGCCATTGCCGTTGGTTTGCTCTGGTATTTCACCCCGCTGGAGCTGCGCAGCACCGGCATCCCGGTGATCGCCCTCTGGGCCTTATTTAGCGGTTGGAGTGCTATCCGCCTAATCAGGGGCCTGGCCCTGGAGCGGCGGGTGTCGGATGTGGTGTTGCGAGGGGCGCTGGCGGGCTATCTGATGCTCGGCCTGGCAGCCGGCTTGCTTTGTTGTGCCCTGGAGACGATTGATCCGGCCAGCTTCAGCAACGTGAACTTGTCGGCGCAGGATCTGGGCCAGAGCAGCCCGGTGTGGGGCCTCAATTTTGTGCGACTCAACTACTTCGCCTTTGTGAGTCTCACCACGATGGGCTACGGCGATGTGATTCCCGAGAGCCCCCAGGCCCAGATGGTGAGCGTGGCCATCGCCATAGCGGGCACGTTTTATGTGGCCGCAGTGATGGGGGTGTTGATCAGTCGCCTTACGGTGCAGGAAAGCCAGCAGCCTTAG
- a CDS encoding ferredoxin:protochlorophyllide reductase (ATP-dependent) subunit B gives MELTLWTYEGPPHVGAMRIAASMEGVHYVLHAPQGDTYADLLFTMIERRDRRPPVTYTTFQARDLGGDTAELVKRSIAAAVERFQPEALLVGESCTAELIQDQPGSLAATMDLGGIPVVSLDLPAYSKKENWGGAETLYQLVRGLLKAQVPPPGEPKPDPTRWRAEGRRPRVNLLGPSLLGFRCRDDVGEISQLLAGYGIDVAVVAPLGARPADLMRIPTADANVSLYPELAGPVCSWLERSFGMQTVKTVPIGIGATAAFLRELHGVLGLDLPAELESAADGTCAAEQRSRLPWYSRSVDSTYLTGKRVFIFGDATHAIAAARIASRELGFKVVGLGSYSREQAREVRAAAQELGLEALISDDYLAVEAAMAEAAPELVLGTQMERHSAKRLGIPCAVISSPLHVQDVPARTSPQMGWEGANVIFDSWVHPLMMGLEEHLIGMFRHDFEFVDGHLSHLEGASAPAKHPETPANDTAPASIPGDGVIVWSPDGEAELAKIPFFVRGKVRKNTEAYAREQGLALIDSEALYEAKAHFAP, from the coding sequence ATGGAACTCACCCTCTGGACCTACGAAGGCCCCCCCCACGTGGGTGCCATGCGCATAGCCGCCTCGATGGAAGGGGTGCACTACGTGCTGCACGCCCCCCAGGGCGACACCTATGCCGATCTGCTGTTCACGATGATTGAACGGCGCGACCGGCGCCCGCCCGTTACCTACACCACCTTCCAGGCCCGCGACCTGGGTGGCGACACCGCCGAGCTGGTGAAGCGTTCGATCGCTGCAGCCGTGGAGCGCTTCCAGCCCGAGGCGCTGCTGGTGGGCGAGAGCTGCACGGCCGAACTTATCCAGGACCAGCCTGGCTCCCTGGCGGCGACCATGGACCTGGGCGGCATCCCGGTGGTGAGCCTGGACCTGCCGGCCTACTCCAAAAAGGAGAACTGGGGCGGCGCTGAAACCCTCTATCAACTGGTGCGAGGCCTGCTCAAGGCCCAGGTGCCGCCGCCCGGCGAGCCCAAGCCCGATCCGACTCGCTGGCGTGCCGAGGGCCGGCGGCCCCGGGTGAATCTGCTGGGACCAAGCCTGCTTGGTTTCCGCTGCCGCGACGATGTGGGCGAGATCAGCCAGTTGCTGGCTGGCTACGGCATTGATGTGGCGGTGGTGGCGCCCCTGGGGGCCCGTCCGGCCGACCTGATGCGGATCCCAACCGCCGACGCCAATGTGAGCCTCTATCCCGAGCTGGCGGGCCCGGTATGCAGCTGGCTGGAGCGCAGCTTCGGCATGCAGACGGTGAAGACGGTGCCGATCGGTATCGGCGCTACGGCAGCCTTTTTGCGCGAGCTGCACGGGGTGCTGGGTTTGGATCTGCCCGCTGAGCTTGAAAGCGCAGCCGACGGCACCTGCGCCGCTGAACAGCGCTCGCGGCTGCCTTGGTATTCGCGCTCGGTGGACTCCACCTACCTCACCGGTAAGCGGGTGTTCATTTTTGGTGATGCCACCCACGCCATCGCTGCAGCCCGCATCGCTAGCCGCGAGCTGGGCTTCAAGGTGGTCGGCCTGGGGAGCTACAGCCGCGAGCAGGCCCGGGAGGTGCGGGCGGCCGCGCAGGAGCTGGGGCTGGAGGCGTTGATCTCAGACGACTACCTAGCAGTGGAGGCGGCGATGGCGGAGGCGGCACCGGAGCTGGTGCTGGGCACCCAGATGGAGCGCCACAGCGCCAAGCGCCTCGGCATCCCCTGCGCAGTGATCAGCTCACCGCTGCACGTTCAGGATGTGCCAGCGCGCACCTCGCCCCAGATGGGCTGGGAGGGGGCAAACGTGATCTTCGATAGCTGGGTGCACCCGCTGATGATGGGTCTGGAGGAGCACCTGATCGGCATGTTCCGCCACGATTTTGAATTCGTGGATGGGCACCTCAGCCACCTAGAGGGTGCCAGTGCCCCAGCCAAGCACCCCGAGACACCAGCTAATGACACTGCGCCAGCCAGCATTCCCGGCGATGGGGTGATCGTTTGGAGCCCGGATGGTGAAGCTGAGCTGGCCAAGATCCCCTTCTTTGTGCGGGGCAAGGTGCGAAAAAATACGGAGGCCTACGCCCGCGAGCAGGGCCTAGCTCTGATCGACAGCGAAGCCCTTTATGAGGCCAAGGCCCATTTCGCTCCATGA
- a CDS encoding DUF3136 domain-containing protein, protein MSSSQGLTIGELEANYSLYCKALRLLLKEGKTVAAIQRTVCWSRLEQLHICLPSRYKAPDYLCVVLKRDLG, encoded by the coding sequence ATGAGCAGCAGTCAGGGACTCACCATCGGGGAACTCGAAGCCAATTATTCGCTCTATTGCAAGGCCTTGAGGCTGCTCCTAAAGGAAGGAAAAACCGTAGCCGCCATTCAGCGAACCGTCTGCTGGAGCCGTTTGGAGCAACTGCATATCTGCCTGCCTAGTCGATATAAAGCGCCTGACTATCTCTGCGTTGTGCTGAAGCGCGATCTCGGCTGA
- a CDS encoding efflux RND transporter permease subunit, translating to MKSISDPFLRRPVFTLVVSLLVLLTGLVCLPLLQVENLPPIAPSRVTVRATYPGAGPEVVEQGVTALLEQQLNGLERLDSIRSTSSANGSSISLGFEGGDPELNQINTQNEVAVVTRQLPAPVARFGVQVRRSSDDLLMILSFSADPKLYGETFLSGWLDQVVKEKLQRVPGVGNVTLAGGNSLAFRLWLNPAQLEERGLTITDVRTALQQQNVLAALGQMGEAPSPSGQELTLPLRMEGRLRSPAELEQLVVARSTNGGVTLLRDVGRVSLGSESYDTIATNLQGRPAVAVLINQRDGSNAIAVSKAVNAALDELAPQFPPGVDQQLIVDEADFVRGSIQGTLNSLRDAVLLVFLVLLLGLGNSRLALITAAAVPVALIGSLSVLKLAGQSLNTLTLFGLVLASGLVVDDAIVVSEDIGRRLEDGKPPLQAAREAMAELGGAVVATSLALVVVFIPVLGLGGSLGRLFAPIAITISGAIAFSTLNALSFTPVASSRLLNPERREPTWLLRWIDPPRRWLEGLEVPYGRWLAWTMERRRLVMSLLLAGLMITGFALQALPKAFIPQEDNGQLRGVVILADGLGLQQTQRVLDQVRQVVADEPLITRATFYAGRSFGDSSPNKGIFYLRLAPIEQRRSAEAATRAVGQRLNGDLRRRITGAVVQISEAPSVRGFSAEGGLELELLDNSNGQLSLSDFEQQAQAFIRAAQATNRFERVSTRFSAGAPLVQLVPDRLQMASLGVDLSTVVDTLGASFGSDYVNDSFESDQVRKVIVQLDGASRRSADDVLALQVKTRDGQLIPLAQLVRIEQETGPTSINHTRLVRSISIRALPRPGVSSGQAMASLMEVQRQLGDSTELEWAGLAREESRAGGGNVRVFALAILVMVLVLAALYDNFADPFIILVTVPLAMLGAIGGLMLRGLPLDVYGQMGLLVLVSLAAKNGILIVEFANQRMAEGLDLDTAIRGAAIARLRPILLTAISSLAGFLPLLLASGFGSGSRVSIGTVVFSGLLVATVLSLFAVPVVYRIVKGWELGNPKAAGFPAP from the coding sequence ATGAAATCGATCTCCGATCCCTTTCTGCGCCGGCCCGTGTTCACCCTGGTGGTGAGCCTGCTGGTTCTGCTAACAGGGCTGGTGTGTTTACCGCTACTGCAGGTGGAAAACCTGCCGCCGATTGCTCCCAGCCGGGTAACGGTGCGAGCCACCTACCCAGGCGCCGGCCCAGAGGTGGTGGAGCAGGGGGTCACCGCCTTGCTGGAGCAACAGCTCAACGGCCTCGAGCGGCTCGACAGCATCCGCTCCACCAGCTCTGCCAACGGCAGCTCCATCAGCCTGGGATTCGAGGGCGGCGACCCCGAGCTCAACCAGATCAACACCCAGAACGAAGTGGCGGTGGTTACTCGCCAGCTGCCAGCACCGGTGGCTCGCTTCGGGGTGCAGGTGCGGCGCAGCTCCGACGACCTGCTGATGATTCTGAGCTTCAGTGCCGATCCCAAGCTCTATGGCGAAACCTTTTTGAGCGGCTGGCTCGATCAGGTGGTTAAAGAGAAGCTGCAGCGGGTGCCTGGGGTGGGCAACGTCACCCTTGCAGGTGGTAACAGCCTGGCCTTCAGGCTCTGGCTCAACCCGGCCCAACTCGAGGAGCGCGGCCTCACCATTACCGATGTGCGCACGGCCCTGCAGCAGCAAAACGTGCTGGCTGCCTTGGGCCAAATGGGTGAAGCCCCCAGCCCCAGCGGCCAAGAGCTCACCCTGCCGCTGCGCATGGAGGGGCGCCTGCGCAGTCCGGCGGAATTGGAGCAGCTAGTGGTGGCCCGCAGCACTAATGGCGGCGTCACCCTGCTGCGGGATGTGGGCCGGGTGAGCCTGGGCAGCGAGAGCTACGACACGATCGCCACCAACCTGCAAGGCAGACCAGCGGTAGCCGTGCTGATCAACCAGCGCGACGGCAGCAACGCCATCGCCGTTAGCAAAGCGGTGAATGCAGCCCTCGATGAGCTGGCACCCCAATTTCCGCCCGGGGTGGATCAGCAGCTGATTGTTGATGAGGCCGACTTTGTGCGCGGCAGCATCCAGGGCACCCTCAACAGCCTGCGCGATGCGGTGTTGCTGGTGTTCTTGGTGCTCCTTCTTGGCCTTGGCAACAGCCGCCTGGCCCTGATCACAGCTGCCGCAGTGCCAGTGGCCTTGATCGGCTCGTTGAGCGTGCTCAAGCTTGCCGGCCAATCGCTCAACACCCTCACCCTGTTTGGCTTGGTGCTGGCCTCTGGGCTGGTGGTGGACGACGCCATCGTGGTGAGCGAGGACATTGGCCGCCGCCTAGAGGACGGCAAGCCACCCCTACAAGCCGCCCGCGAAGCCATGGCCGAGCTGGGCGGGGCCGTGGTAGCCACCTCCCTAGCCCTGGTGGTGGTGTTTATCCCGGTACTGGGCCTGGGGGGCAGCTTGGGCCGGCTATTTGCGCCGATCGCGATAACGATCAGCGGCGCCATCGCCTTCTCCACCCTGAATGCCCTGAGCTTCACGCCGGTGGCCAGCAGTCGCCTACTCAATCCCGAGCGACGAGAACCGACCTGGCTGCTGCGTTGGATCGACCCGCCACGGCGCTGGCTCGAAGGGTTGGAGGTGCCCTACGGCCGCTGGCTGGCCTGGACTATGGAGCGGCGGCGGCTGGTGATGTCCCTGCTGCTGGCTGGCCTAATGATCACGGGATTCGCCCTACAAGCCCTGCCCAAAGCCTTCATCCCCCAGGAGGACAACGGTCAGCTGCGGGGAGTTGTGATTCTGGCCGATGGCCTCGGATTGCAGCAGACCCAACGGGTGCTGGACCAGGTGCGCCAGGTGGTGGCAGACGAGCCGCTCATCACACGGGCAACCTTCTATGCAGGCCGCTCCTTTGGGGACAGCAGCCCCAATAAAGGCATTTTTTATCTGCGTTTGGCGCCGATCGAGCAGCGCCGCAGCGCCGAGGCAGCTACTCGGGCCGTGGGACAGCGCCTCAATGGCGATTTGCGCCGCCGCATCACCGGTGCAGTGGTGCAGATCAGCGAGGCCCCCTCAGTGCGCGGTTTTAGTGCCGAGGGCGGGCTCGAGCTTGAACTGCTGGACAACAGCAACGGTCAACTCAGCCTCTCTGACTTCGAGCAGCAAGCCCAGGCCTTCATCCGCGCCGCCCAAGCCACCAATCGCTTTGAACGGGTTTCAACCCGCTTCAGCGCCGGTGCCCCCCTGGTGCAGCTTGTGCCAGATCGGCTGCAGATGGCCTCGCTTGGGGTGGATCTCAGCACCGTGGTCGACACCCTCGGAGCCAGCTTCGGCAGTGACTACGTCAATGACAGCTTCGAGAGCGACCAGGTGCGCAAGGTGATTGTGCAACTCGACGGCGCCTCGCGCCGCAGCGCCGATGACGTGCTCGCCCTTCAGGTGAAAACCCGTGACGGCCAGCTAATCCCCCTGGCCCAATTGGTGCGGATCGAACAAGAAACGGGCCCTACCTCGATCAACCACACCCGGCTGGTGCGTTCGATCAGCATCCGGGCCCTGCCCCGCCCTGGCGTGAGCAGTGGCCAGGCCATGGCCAGCCTGATGGAAGTGCAGCGTCAGCTGGGCGACAGCACCGAATTGGAATGGGCTGGCCTGGCTCGGGAAGAGTCGCGCGCCGGTGGCGGCAACGTGAGGGTGTTTGCCCTGGCGATCCTGGTGATGGTGCTGGTGCTGGCAGCCCTCTACGACAACTTTGCCGACCCCTTTATCATCCTGGTGACCGTGCCCCTTGCCATGCTGGGGGCCATCGGCGGCCTGATGCTGCGGGGCCTGCCCCTAGACGTTTATGGCCAGATGGGCTTACTGGTGCTGGTGAGCCTGGCTGCCAAGAACGGCATCTTGATCGTGGAGTTTGCCAACCAGCGCATGGCCGAAGGACTGGATCTAGACACGGCGATCCGGGGGGCCGCCATCGCCCGCCTAAGGCCGATCCTGCTTACGGCCATTTCCTCCCTGGCGGGCTTCCTGCCCCTGCTGCTGGCCAGCGGCTTCGGCTCAGGCAGCCGGGTAAGTATCGGCACGGTGGTGTTTTCGGGGCTACTGGTGGCCACCGTCCTCAGCCTGTTCGCGGTGCCGGTGGTTTACCGAATCGTCAAGGGCTGGGAGCTAGGCAACCCTAAGGCTGCTGGCTTTCCTGCACCGTAA
- a CDS encoding cation:proton antiporter domain-containing protein, producing the protein MRNFIQQVGGGLIVGALFGYVARFVINELAYDKSQLLIVAISLALVDYGCSHFLGGSGFISVYITGAMMSNMIYRQADINHESIQEVLLPFNTMAEICIFLIFGLLINPSSLLPALPVGLITAAVLMLVVRPISVLVFQPLSPFRWQDSVLVSWCGLRGAVPLALSYSAVNQISHLRGVDPDSVVALAHNAQSIVFIVVLINLLAQGLTLPRLCRQLNLISAPPEAVGL; encoded by the coding sequence TTGCGCAATTTCATACAACAGGTGGGCGGCGGATTAATCGTGGGCGCCCTATTTGGCTATGTGGCCAGATTCGTGATCAATGAGCTTGCTTACGACAAATCCCAGCTACTTATTGTCGCCATATCGCTTGCTCTAGTGGATTATGGCTGTAGCCATTTCCTAGGGGGATCCGGCTTTATCTCGGTATACATCACTGGAGCGATGATGAGCAACATGATCTATCGTCAAGCCGATATAAACCACGAATCAATTCAGGAGGTACTGCTGCCTTTCAACACCATGGCTGAGATCTGTATCTTTTTGATCTTCGGTCTACTGATAAATCCAAGCAGCCTGCTGCCCGCCCTGCCTGTTGGCCTGATAACGGCGGCAGTGTTGATGCTGGTGGTACGACCAATCAGCGTCTTGGTGTTCCAACCCCTCTCCCCCTTCCGATGGCAAGACAGTGTGCTGGTGTCTTGGTGTGGACTGAGGGGGGCAGTGCCTTTGGCCCTCTCTTACAGCGCGGTCAATCAGATCAGCCACCTTCGCGGTGTCGACCCAGACTCCGTCGTTGCCCTAGCCCACAACGCCCAAAGCATCGTGTTCATTGTGGTGCTGATCAACCTGCTAGCCCAAGGCCTCACCCTGCCGCGGCTCTGCCGCCAGCTCAACCTGATCTCGGCGCCACCTGAAGCCGTAGGGTTGTAG
- a CDS encoding ferredoxin:protochlorophyllide reductase (ATP-dependent) subunit N, producing the protein MTTGLAEQPPLQLLKESGQREVFCGLTSIVWLHRRMPDAFFLVVGSRTCAHLVQSAAGVMIFAEPRFGTAILGERDLAGLADANDELDRLVKDLLERRPEIRTLFLVGSCPSEVIKLDLAKAAERLNTQLTGRVMVLNYSGSGIETTFTQGEDQALLAMVPLMPSSEIDQLLIVGTLADAVEDRLVQLFGRLGIPVVTSLPPRRSTELPPIGPGTRVLLAQPFLSATARALVSRGGQLLTAPYPFGVEGSRAWMAAGAAAFGVAPSLVAEVLDPLVERGQRAIAPHRELLAGKRLFLLPDSQLELSLARFLQRECGMELVEVGTPYLDRQLLDAELALLPPGTRITEGQDVERQLERVRAERPDLVVCGLGLANPLEAEGIATKWSIELVFSPIHGCDQAGELAELFARSLRRRAALSFS; encoded by the coding sequence ATGACAACTGGTTTGGCAGAGCAGCCGCCCCTACAGCTGCTTAAGGAAAGTGGACAACGGGAGGTGTTCTGCGGACTCACCTCGATTGTCTGGCTGCACCGGCGCATGCCGGATGCCTTTTTTCTAGTGGTGGGCTCCCGCACCTGCGCCCACCTGGTTCAGAGCGCCGCCGGCGTGATGATCTTTGCCGAACCCCGTTTCGGCACTGCGATTCTGGGGGAGCGGGATCTGGCCGGCCTGGCCGATGCCAATGATGAGCTCGACCGGCTGGTGAAGGATCTGCTGGAGCGGCGTCCCGAAATCCGCACTTTGTTTCTGGTTGGCTCCTGCCCCAGCGAGGTGATCAAGCTGGATCTGGCTAAGGCTGCCGAGCGGCTCAATACCCAGCTAACCGGCCGGGTGATGGTGCTGAACTACAGCGGCAGCGGTATCGAAACCACCTTCACCCAGGGAGAAGACCAAGCTCTGCTGGCGATGGTTCCCCTGATGCCCAGCAGCGAGATCGATCAGCTGTTGATCGTCGGCACCTTGGCCGATGCGGTGGAAGACCGGCTGGTGCAGCTGTTTGGTCGCCTGGGTATTCCGGTGGTCACGAGCCTGCCGCCGCGGCGCTCCACCGAGCTGCCCCCGATTGGTCCCGGCACCAGGGTGCTGCTGGCCCAGCCCTTCCTCTCGGCCACGGCAAGGGCCCTGGTGAGCCGCGGCGGCCAGCTGCTTACGGCTCCCTATCCCTTTGGGGTGGAGGGCAGTCGGGCCTGGATGGCTGCGGGCGCCGCTGCCTTCGGGGTAGCGCCGTCCCTGGTGGCCGAGGTGCTCGATCCCTTGGTGGAGAGGGGCCAGCGGGCCATAGCTCCCCACCGGGAGCTACTGGCCGGTAAGCGGCTTTTTCTGCTGCCCGATTCCCAGCTGGAGCTCTCCTTGGCGAGGTTCCTGCAGCGCGAGTGCGGCATGGAGCTGGTCGAGGTGGGCACGCCCTATCTCGATCGCCAGCTGCTCGATGCGGAGCTGGCCCTGTTGCCACCGGGCACCCGCATTACCGAGGGGCAAGACGTGGAACGCCAGCTGGAGCGGGTCCGCGCCGAGCGGCCAGATCTGGTGGTGTGCGGCCTCGGCCTGGCCAATCCCCTGGAGGCCGAGGGCATCGCCACCAAGTGGTCGATTGAGTTGGTATTCAGCCCCATCCACGGTTGCGACCAGGCCGGCGAGCTGGCCGAATTGTTTGCCCGCTCCCTGCGCCGCCGCGCCGCACTCTCCTTTTCCTGA